Proteins encoded within one genomic window of Chitinophaga parva:
- a CDS encoding porin family protein has protein sequence MRRIVFTLALIGGFFSAMAQDGGGSGVAKKALQKSSDFLLVELSYDAWSGLPSGVKTGFNRGFNTYFMYDVKLQPHLSIAPGVGFGTSGIFLKGYRLDNSDGNVSTVPSLSSTDNKGRFKVATTYFDIPVELRYRANSDNANKGFKAAIGIKAGYLLNAHTKEVLSVNNSRVVEKEISRRYFNNFRFAATARVGLGPIGLFGSYNLNPIFKNTSQLDPTCYSIGIYVSGL, from the coding sequence ATGAGAAGAATAGTATTTACACTTGCGCTGATCGGTGGTTTCTTTTCCGCAATGGCGCAGGACGGCGGTGGCTCTGGGGTCGCGAAAAAGGCGCTGCAAAAATCCAGTGATTTCCTGTTAGTGGAGCTTTCCTATGACGCGTGGAGCGGTCTGCCCTCCGGTGTAAAAACGGGCTTTAACCGTGGTTTCAACACCTATTTCATGTACGATGTAAAGCTGCAGCCCCACCTGTCTATAGCGCCGGGTGTTGGTTTTGGTACCAGTGGCATTTTCCTGAAAGGTTACCGCCTGGACAACTCTGACGGCAACGTGAGCACGGTGCCCAGCCTGTCCAGCACCGACAATAAAGGCCGTTTTAAAGTGGCTACCACTTACTTCGATATTCCCGTGGAACTGCGCTACCGCGCCAATTCAGACAATGCCAACAAGGGTTTCAAAGCCGCTATTGGTATTAAAGCAGGCTACCTGCTGAATGCCCACACCAAGGAAGTTTTGTCAGTGAATAACTCCCGCGTGGTGGAAAAAGAGATCTCCCGCCGTTATTTCAACAATTTCCGCTTTGCGGCCACTGCCCGTGTAGGCCTCGGTCCTATCGGCCTGTTTGGCAGCTACAACCTGAACCCGATCTTTAAGAATACTTCACAGCTGGATCCTACCTGCTATTCAATAGGGATCTATGTGAGTGGCCTGTAA
- a CDS encoding enoyl-CoA hydratase-related protein: protein MYTSLLWQVQHGVGTITLNRPEVYNAFNDTLSYELQDALKQAAKDTKVRAVVLTGAGKAFCSGQDLKAASEAGTRSLGDSLHKRYNPIIKAIRDMPKPVICQLNGVAAGAGCSLALACDLIIASESATLIEIFINIALVLDSGSSYFLPRTIGYHRAFELATKATKLSATDAKALGLINKVVPPEALTDVVAAEAKFYANAPTKAIALLKKMLTKGMTENLEAVLEYEAYCQEIAGHSRDNAEGITAFLEKRNPVFTGE, encoded by the coding sequence ATGTACACATCCCTGCTCTGGCAAGTCCAGCATGGCGTAGGCACCATTACGCTGAACCGCCCCGAAGTTTACAACGCCTTTAATGATACCCTTAGTTATGAACTGCAGGACGCCCTGAAGCAGGCCGCCAAAGACACTAAAGTAAGAGCCGTGGTGCTTACTGGCGCCGGCAAGGCCTTTTGCAGCGGGCAAGACCTGAAAGCCGCCAGTGAAGCGGGGACCCGCAGCCTGGGAGATTCCCTGCACAAGCGCTACAACCCCATTATCAAAGCCATCCGCGACATGCCCAAGCCGGTGATCTGCCAGCTGAATGGCGTAGCTGCGGGCGCCGGCTGCTCCCTGGCCCTGGCCTGTGACCTGATCATTGCCAGTGAATCTGCCACGCTGATAGAGATCTTCATCAATATAGCCCTGGTGCTGGATTCCGGCTCCTCTTACTTTCTGCCCCGTACCATCGGCTACCACCGTGCCTTTGAACTGGCCACCAAGGCCACTAAGCTCTCCGCCACGGATGCCAAAGCCCTGGGCCTCATCAATAAAGTAGTTCCCCCGGAAGCCCTGACGGACGTAGTGGCCGCGGAAGCAAAATTCTATGCGAACGCACCTACAAAAGCCATTGCCCTCCTGAAAAAAATGCTGACCAAAGGCATGACCGAAAACCTGGAGGCCGTGCTGGAATACGAAGCCTATTGCCAGGAAATTGCCGGTCATTCCAGGGATAATGCAGAAGGGATCACGGCATTCCTGGAAAAGAGGAACCCCGTGTTTACGGGTGAGTGA
- a CDS encoding S9 family peptidase, translating to MRKHWLMATILLTNTAMAQQKMTPELLWQLGRVNGEALSADGKSVLYSVTRYDKDQNKGSKHLFSIPLAGGPATQLLPDAGNGDIAVHPDKTGFSRGGQYWEMSPDGSNAVQKTSTEEGMDNIRLSPDGQYILFSREVPVKKMNGKDIYPDLPKTTAQIYDNLDYRHWDTWEDGKFQHVFYAPYNNGQVGTPVDLLEGQPFDCPQMPYGGAEDLIWAPDGKSIVYVTKKRFGKEYATSTNTGIYEYNLADKSTKDLAEGLNGYDVAPAFSPDGKYIAWLSMAHDGYESDKNDIVVLDRATGSRINLTKDWDGTVGGIQWSKDSKKIYFVAPIKGTEQLFEIAAQKPGTPHQVTDGNFDVAGILGQAGNTLVVSRTDFNHAAELYTVDLKNGQLKQLTTVNDDINKTLGQCKSVKRWITTTDNKQMLAWVVYPPDFDSTKKYPTLLYCQGGPQSALTQFYSFRWNFQLIASQGYIVVAPNRRGMPGHGVEWNAAISKDWGGQPIRDYLSAIDDVAKESYVDKARLGAVGASYGGYSVYMLAGVHNNRFKTFIAHDGLFDLRSWYGTTEELWFANWDIGAYWDHANAESIKKFNPSEYVNNWNTPILVVQGGIDFRVPIEQGLQAFQAAQLKGIKSKLLYFPDENHWVLHNQNALVWQREFFSWLKETL from the coding sequence ATGCGCAAGCATTGGCTCATGGCCACCATATTACTAACCAACACCGCAATGGCTCAACAGAAAATGACGCCCGAGCTGCTCTGGCAGTTGGGACGGGTAAACGGGGAAGCCCTCAGCGCAGACGGCAAGTCTGTCCTCTACAGCGTAACCCGCTATGACAAAGACCAGAACAAAGGCAGTAAACACCTGTTCAGCATTCCCCTGGCCGGTGGCCCTGCCACTCAGCTACTGCCAGACGCCGGCAACGGTGACATTGCCGTACACCCGGACAAAACCGGCTTCAGCCGTGGCGGTCAATACTGGGAAATGAGCCCGGACGGCAGCAACGCGGTCCAGAAAACCAGCACGGAAGAGGGCATGGACAACATCCGCCTCTCCCCGGACGGCCAGTACATCCTCTTCTCCCGCGAAGTGCCCGTGAAAAAAATGAACGGTAAAGACATTTACCCCGACCTGCCCAAAACCACCGCCCAGATCTACGATAACCTGGACTACCGCCACTGGGACACCTGGGAAGACGGGAAATTCCAGCACGTATTTTACGCCCCTTATAACAACGGGCAGGTAGGCACCCCCGTGGACCTGCTGGAAGGCCAGCCCTTCGATTGCCCGCAAATGCCCTATGGTGGCGCGGAAGACCTCATCTGGGCTCCCGACGGTAAAAGCATTGTATATGTAACCAAAAAACGCTTCGGCAAGGAATACGCCACCAGCACCAACACCGGCATTTACGAATACAACCTGGCCGATAAATCCACTAAAGACCTGGCAGAAGGCCTCAACGGCTACGACGTGGCCCCCGCTTTCAGCCCCGACGGTAAATACATTGCCTGGCTAAGCATGGCCCACGATGGGTATGAGTCCGACAAGAACGACATCGTTGTACTGGACCGCGCCACCGGCTCGCGCATCAATCTTACCAAAGACTGGGATGGTACGGTAGGCGGTATCCAATGGAGCAAGGACAGCAAAAAGATCTACTTCGTGGCGCCCATCAAAGGCACGGAGCAACTCTTTGAAATAGCCGCCCAGAAACCGGGTACACCACACCAGGTTACAGACGGCAACTTTGACGTGGCGGGCATCCTGGGCCAGGCGGGCAATACGCTGGTAGTGTCCCGCACGGACTTTAACCACGCCGCAGAACTGTATACCGTAGACCTGAAAAATGGCCAGTTAAAACAGTTGACCACCGTCAATGACGACATCAATAAAACACTGGGCCAATGCAAGTCTGTAAAGCGTTGGATCACCACTACAGACAATAAGCAGATGCTGGCCTGGGTAGTGTACCCGCCGGATTTTGATTCCACTAAAAAATATCCTACTCTGCTGTATTGCCAGGGCGGCCCGCAGTCTGCCCTCACGCAGTTCTATTCTTTCCGCTGGAACTTCCAGCTCATCGCATCCCAGGGCTACATCGTGGTAGCGCCTAACCGCCGCGGCATGCCGGGGCATGGGGTAGAATGGAATGCCGCCATTTCCAAAGACTGGGGCGGACAGCCCATCCGTGATTACCTGAGTGCCATTGATGATGTGGCAAAAGAAAGCTATGTGGACAAAGCCCGCCTGGGCGCTGTGGGCGCCAGTTACGGCGGGTACTCCGTGTACATGCTGGCCGGCGTGCATAACAACCGCTTTAAAACGTTCATTGCACATGATGGCCTCTTTGATCTCCGCAGCTGGTATGGCACCACGGAAGAACTGTGGTTTGCCAACTGGGACATTGGTGCCTACTGGGACCATGCCAATGCGGAAAGCATTAAAAAGTTCAATCCCAGCGAATACGTGAACAACTGGAACACCCCCATCCTGGTGGTCCAGGGTGGCATTGATTTCCGCGTACCCATTGAACAGGGCTTGCAGGCGTTCCAGGCCGCACAGCTGAAGGGCATCAAGAGCAAACTGCTCTACTTCCCGGATGAGAATCACTGGGTGCTGCACAACCAGAATGCGCTGGTATGGCAGCGCGAGTTCTTCTCCTGGCTGAAGGAAACGCTGTAA